In Bos taurus isolate L1 Dominette 01449 registration number 42190680 breed Hereford chromosome 11, ARS-UCD2.0, whole genome shotgun sequence, one DNA window encodes the following:
- the TMEM17 gene encoding transmembrane protein 17, giving the protein MELPDPVRQRLGNFSRTVFSDSNRTGPEYNEGPDNEMVSSLALQMSLYFNTYFFPLWWVSSIMMLQMKYSILPDYYKFIVVTIIILITLIEAIRLYLGYMGNLQEKVPELAGFWLLSLLLQLPLILFLLFNEGLTNLPLEKAVHIIFTIFLTFQVVSAFLTLRKMVNQLATRFHLQDFDRLSASRGDMRRVRSCIEEI; this is encoded by the exons ATGGAGCTGCCGGATCCAGTCCGCCAGCGGCTGGGAAATTTCAGCCGGACCGTGTTCAGCGACTCCAACCGGACCGGGCCGGAGTATAACGAGGGTCCGG ATAATGAAATGGTTTCCAGTTTGGCACTGCAGATGTCACTTTATTTTAACACTTACTTTTTCCCACTTTGGTGGGTGAGCAGCATTATGATGCTTCAGATGAAG tattCCATCTTGCCTGATTACTACAAGTTCATTGTGGTCACCATTATCATCCTAATAACTTTAATTGAAGCTATCAGGTTGTATCTGGGCTACATGGGGAACCTGCAGGAGAAG GTTCCTGAGTTGGCTGGCTTCTGGCTTTTGAGCCTTCTGTTGCAGTTGCCTTTAATTCTTTTCTTGCTCTTCAATGAGGGCCTAACAAATCTGCCCTTGGAGAAAGCAGTACATATCATCTTCACTATATTCCTTACTTTCCAAGTTGTTTCAGCATTTCTTACCTTGAGGAAAATGGTAAATCAGCTGGCAACTCGTTTCCACCTCCAAGACTTTGACAGGCTGTCTGCGAGCCGAGGAGACATGAGAAGAGTGAGGTCCTGTATAGAAGAGATTTGA